The window AAGCTTCAAACAGGGATGGAAAACGGTAGCCGTTCTGGAAAGACGCCCTGAAATTATGCTCTTTAACCGGAGAATAGACTACACTGATTCTCGGATTTAATTTGGCTTCAAATTCCGGATTTCTGTCGATACGTAAAGCAGCATTGATCTTTAATTTATCCTCAAAGAAAAGCTTGGTAATCTGAGCAAAAGCGCCATATTTCTGATAAATAACATCTTTCCCAAAGGTTCCGTTGGCTAAAGCAATATTTCTCTCATTAACAGGACGGTTAAAATCAACAAAATTGTTCCCATCCGGAGTGATACTGTACAAACGGTAATCTACCCCTGCAAGAAGGTTGAATACCTTTACAAACCTGCTGAAATCATAAGTAAGTTCCCCCTGATAAAAGCGTGATTTCTGTTCAAGTTTTGCTCCTCCCGTTGCCGGAGCCCCTGCTACTCCTCCATTCGCGGAATCCCAGTTGTTGATTCCGATAATTGTGTTTTTCAACTGTTCAAAGGCTGCCGTTCCCGGTACAACTCTGTTTTTATCTGCTTCCTGACGGGCTAAGATGAATGCGTCGTTAAGATTGGCACCTGCATTCAGGTTGTTCTGAAGGGCGGTCTGGAATATGTTTTTCCAGTTGGTATTGGAAAGATTGGTCAGATCAAGATTATCTGCTAAAGGTTTCAGGTTATAAGAATCTCCTGTATTTTCTATAGATACATAGGCTCTGAAAGTCAGTTCTTTTCCTGTGAGCTCTATTTTATGATTCTGAACGGTGGCATTTTGCAGACGGATTTTATTTCCTCTTTGAAAAGTTCCGTCCAGTAAGCCGTAACGATACACATAAGAAGTTCTCCACTGATCTCCGAAACGGTAGTATAATCCAGCATCAAACTTAATATTTTTCACATCCGGACTTACCAGGTCTTTCTCCAGATAGCCTGTTCTTGAAACGTTGAATGTAGTAGGTTTCCCATTGTAATCCACTTTTACAGCGACACGGTTGTTTCTTTCGTCACCGTATTTATTCCAAAGGTCTTCTGCCGGATTATTAGTCAGGGAAAAATTAGGATTGGCAGTGACGAGTGAACCGGAATTCTGATCAGTGAGATTATTGGAAATCCAGTCTGTTCCGGTGAAGTAAGAAGCATTCACCTTAACGGCAAAATTTTTATTGAATACTTTTGCAAAACGGATGGCACTTTCTCCCAGAGAACTTATTTTATGGTTCACATTGTCTACATGATTCACTCCACCTCTGAAATAAACACTTATTCCTTCAGAGGTAAACGGATCTTTGGTCTGTAAACTTGCCAGCCCGTTGATGGCATTCATTCCGTATAATGCCGAAGCGGCACCCGGAGTGACCTCCATCGATTGGATATCCAGCTCTGTAGGACCTATGGCATTTCCCAATGGTACTCCCAGTGTTGCCGACTGCACGTCTACTCCGTCTACCAGCTGCATGAACCGGAAATTATTAGGCGAATTGAAACCCCTCGAATTAGGAATCTTTAAAGTAAGACTTGAGGTCAAAAGCTGTAATCCTTTTACATTTTCGAGTGTTTCATAGAAGGACGCTGCGGGACTTTCTCTGATGGTTTTAATATCAATTTTTTCGATGGCTATCGGTGATCTTAATATTTTTTCCGGAACTCTGGAGGCCGAAATCACGACATCATCAATAATGGTATTTTGTGGATTTAATCCTATTGTAATTTTATTGGAAGGAGAAAGAATTTCAACTGTCTGTCCTGTAAAACCTTCTTTCTGAATCACCACCCGGAACGGAATGGTAACTCTTGTTCTGAGCTTAAAGTTACCCAGTTGATCCGTTAATGCGGTATCCTGTGTGTTTTCGATCTGTACTTTTACAGAATCCAGGCCTTTGCGTGTTCCTGTATTTTTGATGCTTCCGCTAAGCTCTATAAGCTGCTGCTGAGCTTCTGCCAGGTTAAAAAATAGAAATGTGAATGCAATAATACCTGCTTTAGGCAGAAAATTTCCCTGTTTTTTGTTTTTCATTTTTGCTTCATTTTTTAGGTTGAGAATGAAGCTGTCTGAACTTTTTTACCTTTAATGCTGAAAATCTTTAATAGGGTTTCCTAGTACAAGTGAAGGGCTTAGCATTCCCCTCTTTTGGAGGGGTGATTTAAGCCGTTAATATAATGCTAAGATTGCTTTATTTTTGGTTCGCAATGACAGCATGTGGTATTAACTTTTCCTTGTTCTTCAAAAAGTTCAAACAGCTTTACGTGTATTGCTATTGGAGGATCAACAACACATACACATTCGTACGCCCAAATGAAGAAATTGATTTTTTTTATTTTTTTTCAGATCATCATGAAAATTAGCCATATAATTAATTTAAGGTGTGTAAATAACGGTATGAAAAATCACCAAATGTTTCTTCTGCAAGTCTTTTCTGTACATATATTCCGAAAAGTTCATCCAGCGTGGTGAGAATTTCTTCTTCGCCAATGTTTTCTTTAAATTTTGTATTCAGTCGCATTCCTAAGCGGTCTCCGCCAATGTGAAGATTATATTTTCCATAAGCGGTGCCCACAAATCCGATTTCAGCATTGGGAGATCTTCCGCAGCCGTTTGGACAGCCAGTCATACGGATGGTAATATCTTCTTCCAGCAGACCATATTTTTCAAGGAGAGGTTCTATTTTAGTGACCAGAGAAGGCAAATAACGCTGTGCTTCCGCTAAAGCCAGTGAACAGGTATTCAAAGCCACGCAGGCAACAGAGTTTTTACGCAGAGCACTTGCTCCCTGGGTAGAATCCGAAATTCCGTATTCTTTTAAAATGTGTTCCATTTCAGCTTTATCTTTTTCCTCAATATCAGCCAGAATAAGGTTCTGGTTACAGGTAAAACGGAAATTGGCCTTACCCGTCTGTGCAATTTTTAATAACCCAGCTTTTAAAGGATATTCCGCGGTGTTAAGGATTCTTCCGTGCTCTACAAATACGGTAAAAAACCATTTCCCTTCATGATTCTGAATCCATCCATAACGGTCTTTTCTTTGCTCAAACTTAAATTCCCTGGCAGGTTCAAAGCTGAATCCTGTTCTTTTTTCTACTTCTGTTCTATACTGGTCGATACCCAATTTATCAATCGTATATTTTAATCTTGATAATTTTCGGTCGCTTCTGTTTCCGAAGTCTCTTTGTACCGTAATGATTTCGTAGACGGCTTTTAATACTTTTTCTTCGGTATCCACAAACCCAAGGATGGATGCAAGACGGGCGTAAGTGGCTTCATTTCCGTGGGTGGCTCCTAATCCTCCTCCGGCAGCAATATTGTATCCAACGATTTTATCATTTTCGATAATAGCGATCAATGCAATATCATTAATGAATACATCCACATCATTATTGGGTGGAACCGCAATTCCTATTTTCAGTTTTCTCGGAAGATATCTGTCCTGGTACAGTGGATCTTCTTCTGCCTTACGGTCTACCAGAAGTTCGTCATCAATCCAGATGTCATAATAAGCTTTGGTTTTAGGAAGGCACATTTCGCTGATTTTACCTGCCAGTTCGTAAGCTTCCTGCTGCAAAGGCGATTCCGAAGGATTGGCAGTACAGGTTACATTTCTGTTGACATCCCCACACGCTGCAATAGAATCCAGATGCTTCAGGTTGAAGCTCTGAATGGTAGGCCTCAAATGTGATTTTAAAATACCATGCAGCTGAATCGTTTGTCTTGTAGTTACTTTTATGGTTCCCGTAGAATGATCTTCTGCAGTTTCATTCAGTCCTACCCATTGTTCCGGGGTTAAAAAGCCGCCGGGAAGCCTTAGTCTGATCATATAAGAATATAACCATTCCAGTTTTTTGGAGACACGTTCTTCCCTACGGTCTCTGTCGTCCTGCTGGTACATTCCGTGGAATTTGATCAGCGTCTGGTCATCTTCCCTTATGGCTCCGGTGAAGTCGTCTGCAAGGCTTTCCTTTAAAGTTCCCCTGAGTCCGTTACTGCCGGTTTTAATCCTTTCTACCGGTGAAAGGTTCTCTTTATCTTTGTTCATAATTGTTTCCTTTAAATTTTACAAGTACTCATTTAATACACATCTTTCGCATATCTTCCGCTCATCTCCATGTCTTCCAGATAAACTGCGGCCTCTTCTTTACTCCGTTTTCCTTCATTCTGAATAATTTTGAGAAGCGTTTGTTCCACATCATAAGCCATAGGATCCCTGGCTCCGCATACGTACACCGATGCTCCGCCTTCCAGCCAGTAAAATACTTCCTGGGCTTTTTGTTCTAACCTGTGCTGAACGTATATTTTTTCAGCAGTATCTCTTGAAAAGGCAAGATCCAGATGTGTTAAGCTGCCTGTTTTGAGAAAATCCTGAAGTTCTGCCTGATAAAGAAAATCTGACACAAAGTTTCTGTCCCCGAAAAAAAGCCAGTTTCTTCCTGCTGCACCTGTGGCATCGCGTTCCCAAAGGAATGATCTGAAAGGGGCAATACCTGTTCCCGGACCAATCATGATGATATCTTTATCCGCTTCCGGCAGTTTGAAATGTCCTGCCTCCTGAATATAAAATTCTACTTCTTCCCCTTCTTTGAATTCGCTTAGAAAACCACTGCATAATCCGTTGTGTTTCTGCTGATCAATAAAAAATTCTGATTTGGCAACGGTAATATGAATTTCTGTATCTCCATGAGCTTCCACAGAGGAAGAGATTGAGTAAAGACGTGGGGCTTGCGCTGTCAATATCTGGATGATGTCTTCAAATTCATCTGCATTTTTTACCGGATAAATCCTAAGCAGATCAAGAAGGCTTAATCTCACTTCGGGAATGGAATGTCCCGTTATTTTTGCATATTGAGCTACCACGGATTTAAGGAGATAACTGATGTTAAGATGCTTGTGCAGCAGCTCCTGTACAGAATCCGTAATCTTTGATGTTTCTATCTTTTTTTGCGGATCTATTCCCGTAAGAGTAATGATTTCATGTACTGTTTCTTTTGAATTGAATGGAATCACTCCCAAAGCGGCGCCAGGGTGGTATTCAAGCGCTTCTTCTGTTTCAATTTCGATGTGATAGGTTTCTTTTTCAGACGTAATATCATTCAGATTGATGATGGCTGAAACTTTTCCCTGATATTTCTTTCTTCCGGCAGATATCTTTGGCGCTGAGACATTTCTGCTACTCTGACCTACATTTTTATTAACCGTTTCAAATACATGCTCTATCCAGTGGGAAGCTTCCTGCTCATAGTCAATATCACATTTTTTTAACGGGA of the Chryseobacterium aureum genome contains:
- a CDS encoding TonB-dependent receptor gives rise to the protein MKNKKQGNFLPKAGIIAFTFLFFNLAEAQQQLIELSGSIKNTGTRKGLDSVKVQIENTQDTALTDQLGNFKLRTRVTIPFRVVIQKEGFTGQTVEILSPSNKITIGLNPQNTIIDDVVISASRVPEKILRSPIAIEKIDIKTIRESPAASFYETLENVKGLQLLTSSLTLKIPNSRGFNSPNNFRFMQLVDGVDVQSATLGVPLGNAIGPTELDIQSMEVTPGAASALYGMNAINGLASLQTKDPFTSEGISVYFRGGVNHVDNVNHKISSLGESAIRFAKVFNKNFAVKVNASYFTGTDWISNNLTDQNSGSLVTANPNFSLTNNPAEDLWNKYGDERNNRVAVKVDYNGKPTTFNVSRTGYLEKDLVSPDVKNIKFDAGLYYRFGDQWRTSYVYRYGLLDGTFQRGNKIRLQNATVQNHKIELTGKELTFRAYVSIENTGDSYNLKPLADNLDLTNLSNTNWKNIFQTALQNNLNAGANLNDAFILARQEADKNRVVPGTAAFEQLKNTIIGINNWDSANGGVAGAPATGGAKLEQKSRFYQGELTYDFSRFVKVFNLLAGVDYRLYSITPDGNNFVDFNRPVNERNIALANGTFGKDVIYQKYGAFAQITKLFFEDKLKINAALRIDRNPEFEAKLNPRISVVYSPVKEHNFRASFQNGYRFPSLFEALSFVNNGNVRRVGGLSKVNDGLGYLENSYTLASIDQFTSAVNKDIDAGKTQAQAAQDNKQLLTVANLQKLQPEKINSFEVGYKSTFFNNKLVLDWDFYYNIYEGFLGQVEVAVPKNSQVGSNAAVLAMLDRSKQDRYRVYTNSNSTYKSYGSSLGIRYNITGNYNVNTNVSYNNLASNNASDLFITAFNTPKWMVNVSVGNREIVKNIGFTLVARWQSGFMWESPLASGAIPAYYTIDAQATWKLPEIRANIKIGATNLLNRRYYQYAAGPEIGGLYYLAFTYDLKL
- a CDS encoding diflavin oxidoreductase, with product MDLSREEAIWASGYLAGIAGGSSPTAVLPPQETNAIVQNAVKKITLAYGTETGNSKKLATALAGIVKKKGLQVKLADLSQYKPKDLAKEEFFFVVISTQGEGEPPALAKKFYDYIYENEIDLSGLKYGVLALGDSSYPLFCQTGEDIDSRFEILGAQRIIPLKKCDIDYEQEASHWIEHVFETVNKNVGQSSRNVSAPKISAGRKKYQGKVSAIINLNDITSEKETYHIEIETEEALEYHPGAALGVIPFNSKETVHEIITLTGIDPQKKIETSKITDSVQELLHKHLNISYLLKSVVAQYAKITGHSIPEVRLSLLDLLRIYPVKNADEFEDIIQILTAQAPRLYSISSSVEAHGDTEIHITVAKSEFFIDQQKHNGLCSGFLSEFKEGEEVEFYIQEAGHFKLPEADKDIIMIGPGTGIAPFRSFLWERDATGAAGRNWLFFGDRNFVSDFLYQAELQDFLKTGSLTHLDLAFSRDTAEKIYVQHRLEQKAQEVFYWLEGGASVYVCGARDPMAYDVEQTLLKIIQNEGKRSKEEAAVYLEDMEMSGRYAKDVY
- the cysI gene encoding assimilatory sulfite reductase (NADPH) hemoprotein subunit; the protein is MNKDKENLSPVERIKTGSNGLRGTLKESLADDFTGAIREDDQTLIKFHGMYQQDDRDRREERVSKKLEWLYSYMIRLRLPGGFLTPEQWVGLNETAEDHSTGTIKVTTRQTIQLHGILKSHLRPTIQSFNLKHLDSIAACGDVNRNVTCTANPSESPLQQEAYELAGKISEMCLPKTKAYYDIWIDDELLVDRKAEEDPLYQDRYLPRKLKIGIAVPPNNDVDVFINDIALIAIIENDKIVGYNIAAGGGLGATHGNEATYARLASILGFVDTEEKVLKAVYEIITVQRDFGNRSDRKLSRLKYTIDKLGIDQYRTEVEKRTGFSFEPAREFKFEQRKDRYGWIQNHEGKWFFTVFVEHGRILNTAEYPLKAGLLKIAQTGKANFRFTCNQNLILADIEEKDKAEMEHILKEYGISDSTQGASALRKNSVACVALNTCSLALAEAQRYLPSLVTKIEPLLEKYGLLEEDITIRMTGCPNGCGRSPNAEIGFVGTAYGKYNLHIGGDRLGMRLNTKFKENIGEEEILTTLDELFGIYVQKRLAEETFGDFSYRYLHTLN